One segment of Acidovorax sp. DW039 DNA contains the following:
- a CDS encoding HD domain-containing phosphohydrolase, with amino-acid sequence MGHAPSTLLQRRLEQLNRIGADLSREQDIDRLLESILEAARALVGADGSTLYTVTEDGHALRFAMLRTHSLGLRLGGTTGNAIDFPLLPLRRPDGAPNDTLVAAFAAIHQRTVNIADAYCQQSFDFSGTRAFDERMGYRSQSFLAVPMKNHEGELIGVLQLINALDPETGEVLAFSADDQSLAESLASQAAIALSNRLLITQLERLFESFVNLINVAIDEKSPYTGGHCQRVPALTMMLAEAAHAAQHGPLADFRMTDRDRYELKMAGLLHDCGKITTPVHVVDKATKLQTLYDRIGLIDTRTEVLKRDAELAALRQQLALRPVVDAAAEQKVQDALQQELASLDGDREFLRRCNVGAEAMAAQDQQRVRDIAQQRQWRSPAGVQTSFLTADEVENLTIRSGTLTQAERDVINHHIVATNRMLETLPWPRHLSHVPEYAGGHHERMDGKGYPRGLTREQMSWQARMMGIADVFEALTAADRPYKSGMTLSQALAIMRRMCDNGHIDPDLFDVFVQQGVHLRYAQEFLDPAQCDL; translated from the coding sequence ATGGGCCATGCCCCGTCAACCCTGCTGCAGCGTCGGCTGGAGCAGCTCAACCGCATTGGTGCCGATCTTTCGCGCGAGCAGGACATTGACCGTTTGCTCGAAAGCATTCTGGAGGCCGCCCGCGCTCTGGTCGGGGCCGATGGCTCCACCCTCTACACCGTGACGGAAGACGGTCATGCGCTGCGGTTTGCCATGCTGCGCACGCATTCGCTGGGGCTGCGGCTGGGTGGCACCACAGGCAATGCAATTGATTTTCCGCTGCTGCCGTTGCGCCGGCCGGATGGAGCGCCCAACGACACCCTGGTGGCCGCGTTTGCGGCCATTCACCAGCGTACGGTGAACATTGCGGACGCCTATTGCCAGCAGAGTTTTGATTTTTCTGGCACCCGTGCGTTTGATGAGCGCATGGGCTACCGCTCGCAGTCCTTCCTGGCGGTGCCCATGAAGAACCACGAGGGCGAGCTGATCGGGGTGCTGCAGCTCATCAACGCGCTGGACCCTGAGACGGGCGAAGTGCTGGCGTTTTCTGCGGACGACCAGAGCCTGGCGGAGTCGCTGGCCTCGCAGGCGGCGATTGCCTTGAGCAACCGCTTGCTGATCACGCAGCTGGAGCGGCTGTTCGAGTCCTTCGTCAACCTCATCAACGTGGCCATTGATGAAAAGTCGCCCTACACCGGTGGACACTGCCAGCGGGTGCCTGCGCTGACGATGATGCTGGCCGAGGCAGCACATGCCGCGCAGCACGGGCCGCTGGCAGATTTCCGCATGACCGACCGGGACCGCTACGAACTCAAGATGGCGGGGCTGCTGCACGACTGCGGAAAAATCACCACGCCCGTGCATGTGGTGGACAAGGCCACCAAGCTGCAGACGCTGTATGACCGCATCGGGCTGATCGATACCCGCACCGAGGTTCTCAAACGCGATGCAGAACTGGCCGCCTTGCGTCAGCAGCTTGCCTTGCGCCCCGTGGTGGACGCTGCGGCCGAGCAAAAAGTGCAAGACGCCCTGCAGCAAGAACTGGCCAGCCTGGACGGTGACCGCGAGTTTCTGCGCCGCTGCAACGTGGGTGCGGAGGCTATGGCGGCACAAGACCAGCAGCGCGTGCGCGACATTGCCCAGCAGCGCCAGTGGCGCAGCCCGGCCGGGGTGCAGACCAGCTTTCTGACCGCCGACGAGGTGGAGAACCTGACCATCCGCTCGGGCACGCTGACGCAGGCAGAGCGTGACGTGATCAACCACCACATCGTGGCCACCAACCGCATGCTGGAGACGCTGCCCTGGCCCCGGCACCTGAGCCATGTGCCCGAGTACGCCGGAGGCCATCACGAGCGCATGGACGGCAAAGGCTACCCGCGGGGGCTGACGCGCGAGCAGATGTCATGGCAGGCCCGCATGATGGGCATTGCCGATGTGTTCGAGGCACTCACCGCTGCAGACCGCCCCTACAAAAGCGGCATGACCTTGTCGCAGGCCCTGGCCATCATGCGCCGCATGTGCGACAACGGCC